The following nucleotide sequence is from Chloroflexota bacterium.
AAGGGCAGCAGGTGTTCGACTTCGAAGTCGCATTCGAGGTTATCGGTCAGGACGGCCGTTCGAATCGCGCGGTGGAACGCATGCCGTTGCGGTATACGTCCCCCGCGGAGATTGAGCAGCTTCTCCGCGGCGTAGGGCTGGAATTCGAACACGTCTATGGCGGGTTCGATCACCAGGCATTCGACGCTTGCCGCTCAGCCGATTTCGTCGTCATCGCCCGCTCGGTGCATAGTTGAGGTCGAGGAGTTTAGGAGGCCGGTCGGCAGCCCCCGAGCACCGGCATCAATACCGGTCCGGCCAGAAGCAGTAGCCGTCATTGCGTGGGAAAAGCCCCGCCAGCACATCGTCGGCCGCGCCAGTCGCGCGCGCCTGGCCCATGTCCCGAAGCTCACTAAACGTCCGGTAGCCGAACAGGAGCTGGACGAGACCGAGCCGATCTATCGACAGCTCGGCGGGCGGCGCCGAGCCGCCAAGCGCAAACCGCCCATCGCCGATATCGGTCTTCACGTGGAGCACCTCTGGAACCGGCAAATCGCTGGCGGCTGCCTGAGCGGTGAGTGTCGGCGTGCGCCTCTCCAGCACGGCGCCCAGGTCAACGATGCACGCCATGTAGCCGGCGTTGTCCGGGCGTGTCACCACGGGCGTGCCGCCGCATCGGGTCAGCAGCGGGCCCAGCCCCGTGTCTGGAGGCAGACAAGCCAGCAGGCCTGTCGCGCCGCGCGCTCTGGCCACCTCGGCCAAACCGCCGGCCAGGGCTAATCCGGCGGCGTTATCTCCCGCCACCGCTTCCGACACCACCAGGCAATCGTCCGTCAGCTCGGTGTCGACCACCGCGTAAGCCGCCGGACGTCCCCGCGCGTCACGACTCACCAAGGCTTGCGTCTTTCGGAACCAATCCGAGCCCTGTCTGGGACCTCGCCACGCGCCTTCGCTTCGGACGACCGAGCCGTCGAGCGACCCGTAGGCCGCGTTGCACACCCGGGCGATCGCATCCCAGTCCGAGGTCTGGATGTCTTCGAGCGAAGCGGTTGGACCGTCCGTCTCGAGGGCGTCGAGTTCGATCCGGATTTCGTACTCCGGGCAGACCGTGGCGTAGCCGAAGCGGTGATAGAAGTCCGGAATCCCGAACAACGTGCTGATCGCGTAGCCCCGCTCAGCCGCATACCGCTCGCACATCTCCATCAGGCGCCGCGCATAGCCCTTCATGCGATGCGGCTCGGGCGTCCCCACACCGGCGACGCCGGCGCTGCGAAGCTCCTCGCCCCACGCCCGCACCGTGACGTCGACGACCCAGAGTTGGCTGACCAACTCCCCGTCCGCGTCGAGCCACAGGTGGTCGACGATCTCCTTGGACACCCAGCCGGCGGCCTCGCCGGCATCGTTGAGCGTCACCGGCACGCGCTCGACGAACTCCTTGAGCGCCGTGCCATCATCATCCACGCCGACGGGGTTCGAGCTGGCGCCCGGCGTCATTTCACCTCGAGATTCCGTCGCTTCGCCACTGTTCATGCCGCGGAGCATAGCCGTCTACGTGTGCCACCATGCCGCCGCGCCGACGGTTGAGGACTCCGCTATGTTGAAGGGCATCGACCCGCTCCTGGGGCCGGATTTGCTGCGCGTGCTCGCGGCAATGGGGCACGGCGACGAGGTCGTGATCGCCGATGCCAACTTTCCGGCCGAAGCCAGCGCCCGTCGTCTGGTGCGCCTCGACGGCGTCGACGCCGCGCGCGCCGCCCAGGCGATCTTGTCGGTGCTGCCGCTCGATGAGTACGTGGACGCTCCGGCTGCGGTCATGGCGGTGGTCGGCGACCCGGATGCCGAGTTGCCCATCGTGGACGAGTTCCGCCGCATCGCCGAGGCGGCCCACGGCGCGCCGGTGAGGCTCGAGCGAGTTGAGCGCTTCGCCTTCTACGAGCGGGCGCGGCAGGCCTTCGCGATCGTGGCCACCGGCGAGCGGCGACCCTACGGCAATTTGATCCTGACCAAGGGTGTGCTGTAGCCGGACAGGCTCAGTTCACTCGACGCAATCCGGCATGCAGTTCCATCCGTGACGGCTGGCCTGACATGACGGTTGGCGATACCATCCGCGAATTGGAGATGGCCTGCTGAGCCTCCAGGAGCCTGCCACCGAGTGATTGTGACTGGGCCGCGCGTACCGGCCGGGCGGTACAGATCGGACGGGCCTTCCCAATTGCCGGATGACGCTATTTCGATCAATCACCCACCAAACAGCCTCACGGGATGACAAAGGAGAACTGCCGTATGTTGACCATGTCGAGAAGGTCCGTCATGGCAATTGCGCTGATCGCCGTCATTCTCGGGGCGGCCTGTTCTGAGACCGAAGCGGTTGCGGAGAAAGAGCCTATCGTCTTTAGCGACCTGAACTGGACTAGTGCGCAGTTTCAGAATCGCGTCGCCCAATACATCGTCGAAAAGGGCTATGGCTATCCCACCGAGGTGGTGTTCGGCGCCACGTTGCCGCTGTTGCAGGGACTGCGCCGAGGCGACACCCAGGTCACCATGGAGATCTGGCTGCCGAACCAGGAGGATGCCTGGGTGGAGGCTCTGGCAGCGGGCGACGTCGAATTGGTCGGCGAAAGCCTCGGCCGAGACTGGCAGTCGGCGTTCGTGATCCCTGCATACCTTCAGGAGCAATACCCTGAGTTGGACAGTGTCGAGGATCTGAAAGACGAAAAGTACAAGGCGCTGTTCGCCACGGTCGAAACCCGCGGCAAAGCGCGCCTCGTATCGTGCGTCATAGGCTGGGTATGTGAGGAAATAAACGCCGAGCAGATCGAGGCCTACGGACTTTCCGACCACGTCCATATCGTGAATCCGGGAGACGGAGCCGCGGCGAACGCCGATCTCTACGGCGCATATGAACGAAGGGAACCGTGGCTCGGCTACCAGTGGGGAACGAACGATCCCGCGGCCGAGCTCGACTTGGTCCGATTGAAGGAGCCCGCATACAGCGATGAATGCTGGGCTACGACCAAGGCTTGCGCCTACCGTGAGGCAACGATATCCATTGCCGTGCATCGAGATATTCCCGGTAGGGCGCCGGAAATAATCGAGATGCTCCGGGCCTGGAATCTGAATCTTGAGAGCTACAAAGAAGTCGGCAAATGGCGGCTTGAGAATAGGGATGCGAGTATCAACGAAACAGCCCTCTGGTGGCTGAAGAGCAACGTGAGCGTATGGTCGGGCTGGGTTACGCCCGAGGCCGCCGAAGCCATCAAGTCCGCGCTCGACGCCAATGAAATTCCCGACGGCTGGCCAACTGAATAGCCAGGTCGACGCCGCCCGCTGAACCTCTAAACCAGCAGCGGCGCCAGAAACTGCTGGGCCAGCAGCAATCCCTTGAGCGCGTCGTGCGTGGGATCGGTCCTGGCGCTCCAGAACGGGTCCTCGTGCTCGACGACCAGCGGACCGTCGTAGCCGATCTCCAGTAGCGCGGTGATGTAGGCGGGCCAGTCGATCACGCCGAATCCCGGAATCCGAAAGCGATAGGTTCCCTGGCCGATCCGCCCGCGCTCGACGCCGATGACGCCGAACCGGTAGCGCGCCTCCGGCAGGATTTCGGTGTCCTTGGCGTGCGCGTGGTAGATGCGTGAGCCGAACTCCCGCGCCGCGCGCAAATAGTCGATGCCCAGCCAGGCCAGGTGCGACGGATCGAAGCACAGCCCCAGCGCCTCGTGCGGGACGGCGTGGAAGATTGCCTCCCAATGCGCCGGGGCATAGGCCAGGTTGCGGCCGCCGTCGGCCCAGTTCTCCATCACCAGACGCACGCCAACCCGTTGCGCGTGATCCAGCACCGGCGCCACGCCCTCGGCGAAGAGGCGCACGTTGGCGTCGAACCCCAGGTCCGGCGCCATCTGGTGCCCCAGCCAGGCTATTGAGATGTGCTCGGCGGCGGCGTAGTCCAGCGCCTTTCGGGCCTCGGCCGCTTGCTCGGTCCGTGTCGCCGCGTCGGTGGCGATGGGCTGGCAAACCATGCCCGTGGTGGACGTCGGTTCCAGGCCGTGGCGCTCGCAGATGGCGCGGGCGTCGGGCTGGAACAGCGGCACGTCGATGGCCTGATAGCCGTTCGCCGCGCCCCAGCGCACGAACTCCTCAAACTCGATCGGCGGAAAGTGCCCGTTGTGGAAATAGCCGAGCTTCACGGCGCCCTCGTTCTAGCCCAGAGGTGCGCGATTGTGGGCAGTGCCGCGGGCGATGTCCATGTCGCGATCGCGCCAGCGCAGTTGAGCTATGCGGTCCACGAGTGGTGAGTCTGTGGCCGTGTGGCTCGGGGAGATGTGCCTATCCCCTTCGGTAGCCTGCGGTTGCAGGACCTGGTGTGGGACTCATGAGGAGAGCACGTGAAACCGAATTCGCTCTCGGCGCGCCAGGCGAGTCAGATTCTTGGCGGCGTCGGTGTGTCGGGGCCGATAGGCATCGAGCTGGTTCACGAGCGCAATCACGTCTGGCGACTGGTCTGCCAAGCCGGATCGTTCTTTCTGAAGACACATACAAAGTCCTGGTATGCGGCGCATGGCGACTCGCACGCCTTTCCCGTCATCCACGAGTCTGGCGCCTGGCGATGTCTCGGGGCGCACCGACTCGCAACGCCGGAGGTCGTCGCAGCGGAGATGGGTACTGCCAACCCACTGGGACGACCGTTCCTATTGACGCGCGAGCTGGCCGGGCAGTCGCTGGGCGCCGTTCTGCGAGAG
It contains:
- a CDS encoding sugar phosphate isomerase/epimerase encodes the protein MKLGYFHNGHFPPIEFEEFVRWGAANGYQAIDVPLFQPDARAICERHGLEPTSTTGMVCQPIATDAATRTEQAAEARKALDYAAAEHISIAWLGHQMAPDLGFDANVRLFAEGVAPVLDHAQRVGVRLVMENWADGGRNLAYAPAHWEAIFHAVPHEALGLCFDPSHLAWLGIDYLRAAREFGSRIYHAHAKDTEILPEARYRFGVIGVERGRIGQGTYRFRIPGFGVIDWPAYITALLEIGYDGPLVVEHEDPFWSARTDPTHDALKGLLLAQQFLAPLLV
- a CDS encoding GNAT family N-acetyltransferase → MTPGASSNPVGVDDDGTALKEFVERVPVTLNDAGEAAGWVSKEIVDHLWLDADGELVSQLWVVDVTVRAWGEELRSAGVAGVGTPEPHRMKGYARRLMEMCERYAAERGYAISTLFGIPDFYHRFGYATVCPEYEIRIELDALETDGPTASLEDIQTSDWDAIARVCNAAYGSLDGSVVRSEGAWRGPRQGSDWFRKTQALVSRDARGRPAAYAVVDTELTDDCLVVSEAVAGDNAAGLALAGGLAEVARARGATGLLACLPPDTGLGPLLTRCGGTPVVTRPDNAGYMACIVDLGAVLERRTPTLTAQAAASDLPVPEVLHVKTDIGDGRFALGGSAPPAELSIDRLGLVQLLFGYRTFSELRDMGQARATGAADDVLAGLFPRNDGYCFWPDRY
- a CDS encoding ribose ABC transporter, which encodes MLKGIDPLLGPDLLRVLAAMGHGDEVVIADANFPAEASARRLVRLDGVDAARAAQAILSVLPLDEYVDAPAAVMAVVGDPDAELPIVDEFRRIAEAAHGAPVRLERVERFAFYERARQAFAIVATGERRPYGNLILTKGVL